Proteins from a genomic interval of Pectinophora gossypiella chromosome 28, ilPecGoss1.1, whole genome shotgun sequence:
- the LOC126379151 gene encoding uncharacterized protein LOC126379151, with protein MSSIHEHLNKIREERIAREKARIEKLRELNLKKYNKNEPPPPPKSVSTISIAKTDTKKTNFGLPKNNFHVNGTSKRPITAPVTYNKKTDVNKTTSTYRQSISMTNTRNEVKTINNVKKNMTNVEAKKSDGKLTTVSEITDNKQTVTHIESKLVENGVNITEIAQTSVTVEHVQESIQIELKSGDAADKHPDKTANGVSYAPKPERKTINFIENNKKIEKKPNDIKNKNAKGDARFNNNKIISYKNEPKSARKSFAPKFEPTKALNPKPTENSRKSIQPKTSQSATKPNPNRQSVFERLYQPKMVAKKQITDSEKLQNDPSFLKKVIKNTGLILSKRHTVFEHTKERSQPPVRRSISAVHFRRISKNELSNCFHKWSSIGDKLDQVHLSDINEDAAVKGDKIVSAVKSERKKVKFHTPTPNFNTPKPEELQARLKNWLQKRGKSLDSYHHLQCFGLHHLQHEIKPLNLEAEPFDFNDNDEDKENQPLESDSDNDSYEENMNVKEDEMAKHKWRRASIVSDSVDFNETQDSMRTPLEMHHVDELLLGALNDLTELLREGFDWEQCARWLRAIRDRFPSAPATAAYWECRAALEERRGDLSASVHCWQEAVAKGTERSVVEANLDQLLGKFMQLKISPNTGKKKLPDPKMVDVKNVFKSTLIRFAVQQANLRHTQEPPKYTVTPVRRSGRLSAHWSAKRTPLQVVSTVRQAGLLGHPLVFVPNDKLSETP; from the exons ATGTCTTCAATTCACGAGCATTTGAATAAGATCAGGGAAGAGAGAATTGCCCGCGAGAAGGCGAGAATTGAAAAG TTAAGGGAACTGAATCTCAAGAAATACAATAAGAATGAACCGCCGCCACCACCAAAATCTGTCTCAACCATATCCATTGCCAAAACAGACACGAAAAAGACCAACTTCGGTCTCCCAAAAAACAATTTCCATGTTAATGGTACTTCTAAAAGACCTATCACTGCTCCGgtgacatataacaaaaaaactGACGTAAATAAAACTACAAGTACTTACAGGCAGAGTATTTCAATGACTAATACTAGGAATGAAgtaaaaactattaataatgttaaaaaaaatatgactaatGTTGAGGCTAAAAAAAGTGATGGGAAACTTACTACTGTATCTGAAATAACAGATAATAAACAGACAGTAACACATATCGAAAGTAAACTTGTTGAAAATGGCGTAAACATTACGGAAATCGCCCAAACTTCAGTAACGGTAGAACATGTTCAAGAATCCATACAGATTGAGTTGAAATCAGGTGATGCTGCTGATAAACATCCTGATAAGACTGCTAACGGCGTGAGTTATGCACCAAAACCTGAAAGAAAAACGATCAATTTcattgaaaacaataaaaaaattgagAAAAAACCGAATGATATAAAGAATAAGAACGCTAAAGGGGATGCTAGATTTAATAATAACAAGATAATTAGTTATAAAAACGAACCAAAATCCGCCAGAAAAAGTTTCGCGCCAAAATTTGAGCCGACAAAAGCTCTCAATCCTAAACCGACAGAGAATTCTAGAAAGAGCATTCAGCCAAAAACATCGCAAAGCGCGactaaacctaacccaaaccgaCAATCTGTTTTCGAGAGGCTGTACCAACCGAAAATGGttgcaaaaaaacaaatcacTGACTCGGAAAAACTGCAAAACGACCCTAGTTTTCTTAAGAAAGTTATCAAAAACACTGGACTGATTTTGAGTAAACGCCACACAGTCTTCGAGCATACAAAGGAGCGCTCACAACCACCGGTGCGCCGGTCGATATCGGCTGTACATTTTAGAAGAATAAGCAAGAATGAACTAAGCAATTGCTTCCATAAATGGTCTTCAATTGGTGACAAATTAGACCAAGTCCATCTTTCTGATATCAACGAAGACGCAGCTGTGAAGGGTGACAAGATCGTTTCCGCTGTCAAAAGCGAACGTAAGAAAGTTAAGTTCCACACTCCAACTCCTAACTTCAACACTCCTAAGCCGGAAGAgctgcaggctaggctgaagaATTGGCTCCAAAAGCGCGGGAAGTCACTAGACTCCTACCATCACTTGCAATGTTTTGGTCTGCACCATCTACAGCATGAAATTAAGCCGTTGAACCTTGAAGCTGAACCGTTTGATTTCAACGACAACGATGAAGACAAGGAAAACCAGCCGTTAGAGTCAGATAGTGACAATGATTCGTATGAAGAAAATATGAATGTTAAAGAGGATGAGATGGCTAAACACAAATGGCGTAGAGCTAGTATTGTGTCAGATAGTGTGGATTTCAACGAGACACAAGATTCAATGAGGACTCCGTTAGAAATGCATCATGTTGATGAATTGCTCTTGGGGGCTCTCAACGACTTGACTGAGCTGCTTCGTGAG GGCTTCGACTGGGAGCAATGCGCTCGCTGGCTGCGCGCCATCAGGGACCGGTTTCCCTCCGCCCCTGCCACCGCCGCGTACTGGGAGTGCCGCGCCGCGCTGGAGGAGCGCCGCGGGGACCTCTCGGCCTCCGTGCACTGCTGGCAAGAAGCTGTCGCTAAGGGGACCGAG cgCTCAGTAGTGGAAGCGAATCTGGACCAGCTTCTGGGCAAGTTCATGCAGCTGAAGATCAGTCCCAACACTGGGAAGAAGAAGCTGCCCGACCCCAAGATGGTGGACGTGAAGAATGTCTTCAAGAGCACCCTCATCAGATTCGCCGTTCAACAGGCTAACTT ACGTCACACCCAGGAGCCTCCGAAGTACACAGTGACCCCAGTGAGGCGCAGCGGCCGGCTAAGCGCCCATTGGAGCGCCAAGAGGACCCCCTTACAAGTGGTGTCGACTGTTCGACAGGCGGGGTTACTAGGACACCCCCTTGTGTTTGTACCCAATGATAAACTTAGCGAGACCCCttag